In one window of Deinococcus sonorensis KR-87 DNA:
- a CDS encoding NAD-dependent epimerase/dehydratase family protein — protein MLRLLQAGHTVTALVRRPDRAHHLRALGVQLVQADVTRPEGLADAMRGADWLVHLANHYSLHERDEQVYRAVNVEGNRNVMQAALEAGVGKVVHVSSGVSYGRSPDQPLTETSRVGPHPNAYWRTKHEGDEVVWAYQRHGLPVVVLYPGGVLGAGDPNATGAWIRRLVRRRQPVRAFDARGFTYVHVDDVAQAVVRAAALNRTVGERYLIGREFLSNREFVALVAELSGVPAPRVVLPDRLAHLSGESFTLLERLTGLPPAMDVSRSSTRHLAAGFRFGSDRAERDLGLSYTPVRQAIQEFLQSLPNARA, from the coding sequence GTGCTGCGCCTCCTCCAGGCGGGCCATACCGTGACGGCGCTGGTTCGCCGTCCCGACCGCGCCCACCATCTGCGGGCGCTGGGGGTTCAGCTGGTGCAGGCCGACGTGACCCGGCCGGAAGGATTGGCCGACGCCATGCGTGGCGCGGACTGGCTGGTGCATCTGGCCAACCACTACTCGCTGCACGAACGTGACGAGCAGGTCTACCGCGCGGTCAATGTCGAGGGCAACCGCAACGTGATGCAGGCCGCGCTGGAGGCGGGCGTCGGGAAGGTGGTGCACGTCAGTTCCGGGGTCAGCTACGGTAGATCGCCGGACCAGCCCCTGACCGAAACGAGCCGGGTCGGCCCTCATCCGAACGCCTACTGGCGCACCAAGCATGAGGGCGACGAGGTGGTGTGGGCCTACCAGCGGCACGGTCTGCCGGTGGTCGTGCTGTACCCGGGTGGGGTGCTGGGCGCCGGTGACCCGAACGCCACGGGCGCCTGGATTCGCCGCCTGGTGCGTCGCCGTCAGCCGGTGCGGGCCTTCGATGCACGCGGCTTCACCTATGTGCACGTGGACGACGTGGCGCAGGCGGTGGTGCGTGCCGCGGCCCTGAACCGCACGGTGGGTGAACGGTACCTGATCGGCCGGGAGTTCCTCAGCAACCGGGAGTTCGTGGCCCTGGTGGCGGAGTTGTCCGGGGTGCCGGCGCCTCGTGTGGTCCTGCCGGACCGGCTGGCTCATCTCAGCGGAGAGAGTTTCACGCTGCTGGAACGTCTGACCGGCCTGCCTCCCGCGATGGACGTCAGCCGCAGCAGCACCCGGCATCTGGCGGCCGGCTTTCGCTTCGGCAGCGACCGGGCGGAACGGGACCTCGGTCTGAGCTACACGCCCGTGCGTCAGGCGATCCAGGAATTTCTGCAGTCGCTCCCGAACGCCAGGGCTTAA
- a CDS encoding FAD-binding protein: MAERNWGGNVTYHARDLHRPRTLEDVQAVVRQATAPRPLGTRHSFNTLPDTPGELISLEHLNRVLALDPQRRTVTIQGGVRYGELGRYLHDHGFALPNLASLPHISVAGACMTGTHGSGDRQPSLAAAVRAMELVTASGDIVRTSREQEGDRFAGMVVSLGALGMVTELTLNIEPTYQVRQDVYEGLRLAEVERHFDEVMSAADSVSLFTTWQDEVFHSAWLKRRSTPDTPVPPVWFGAGRATQEHHPIPGLDAASCTPQLGVAGPWFERLPHFRLSHTPSNGEEVQSEYLLPREHATAALRTLFTLGERLSGLLLVSEVRTVRADDLWLSPAYRRDSVAVHFTWRRDEAAVRRVLHEVEDALAPFEARPHWGKVFVTPPERLQTVYPRLPDFRSLCNDLDPHGRFQNAFLQAVIGVPAADSSAVSSLRR, translated from the coding sequence ATGGCTGAACGCAACTGGGGCGGCAACGTCACCTATCACGCCAGGGACCTCCACCGGCCCCGCACGCTCGAAGATGTGCAGGCGGTGGTGCGGCAGGCCACCGCTCCGCGCCCGCTCGGCACGCGTCATAGCTTCAACACGCTGCCCGACACGCCGGGCGAGCTGATCTCGCTCGAACACCTCAACCGCGTGCTGGCCCTGGACCCCCAGCGCCGCACGGTGACGATTCAGGGGGGCGTCCGGTACGGTGAGCTGGGCCGGTACCTCCACGACCACGGCTTTGCCCTGCCCAATCTCGCGTCGCTCCCACACATCAGTGTGGCCGGCGCGTGCATGACCGGCACGCACGGGTCCGGCGACCGGCAGCCGTCGCTGGCCGCCGCCGTCCGTGCGATGGAACTCGTGACCGCGAGCGGCGACATCGTGCGCACATCCCGCGAACAGGAGGGCGACCGCTTTGCCGGCATGGTCGTGTCGCTCGGCGCTCTGGGGATGGTGACCGAGCTGACACTCAACATCGAGCCGACCTATCAGGTGCGCCAGGACGTCTATGAGGGCCTGCGTCTGGCCGAGGTGGAACGCCACTTCGATGAGGTGATGTCGGCGGCGGACAGCGTCAGCCTGTTCACCACGTGGCAGGACGAGGTCTTTCACTCGGCGTGGCTCAAACGCCGGAGCACCCCGGACACACCGGTTCCCCCGGTCTGGTTCGGCGCAGGGCGGGCCACCCAGGAACACCATCCGATTCCGGGCCTGGATGCGGCGAGTTGTACGCCGCAACTGGGCGTGGCAGGCCCATGGTTTGAGCGTCTTCCTCATTTTCGTCTCTCGCACACCCCCAGCAATGGGGAGGAGGTCCAGAGCGAGTACCTGCTGCCCAGGGAGCACGCGACCGCAGCATTGAGGACCCTGTTCACGCTGGGCGAGCGCCTCTCCGGACTGCTGCTCGTCTCGGAGGTCCGGACCGTGCGGGCCGACGACCTGTGGCTCAGCCCCGCCTACCGGCGCGACAGCGTCGCGGTGCACTTCACGTGGCGGCGTGACGAGGCGGCGGTGCGGCGTGTTCTCCACGAGGTGGAAGATGCGCTCGCGCCATTTGAAGCCCGTCCACACTGGGGCAAGGTGTTCGTGACCCCGCCTGAACGGCTCCAGACCGTGTATCCCAGGTTGCCCGATTTCCGGTCGCTGTGCAACGATCTCGACCCGCACGGCAGATTCCAGAACGCATTCCTGCAGGCCGTGATCGGCGTGCCTGCCGCAGACAGCTCTGCAGTGTCAAGCCTGCGACGCTGA